A genomic window from Lineus longissimus chromosome 17, tnLinLong1.2, whole genome shotgun sequence includes:
- the LOC135501141 gene encoding glutamine synthetase 2 cytoplasmic-like: MASFQTRPANLTDKSTLEHYLNLDQPDDGVQLMYVWIDGTGEGLRCKSRTATEEPKDPKECPEWNYDGSSTYQAEGSNSDVYLCPVAIYRDPFRRGKNKLVLCETKKYNGKPTETNKRHTCAEVMEKSKDTKPWFGIEQEYTMLDIDGHPFGWPKNGFPGPQGPYYCGVGTGRVYGRDIVEAHYRACLYAGVTVSGTNAEVMPAQWEFQVGPCEGIKMGDELWIARFILHRVAEDFGVIATLDPKPMEGDWNGAGAHCNFSTLGMREQGGMEVIQTAIDRLAGQHMRHIKAYDPKEGKDNERRLTGKHETSSIHDFSAGIANRGCSIRIPRQCAKDGCGYLEDRRPSSNCDPYSVTEALVKTCVLNE, translated from the exons ATGGCTTCATTTCAAACCCGACCCGCAAATCTTACTGATAAATCGACACTTGAACATTATCTGAATTTGGACCAACCCGACGATGGTGTCCAGCTCATGTACGTTTGGATTGACGGAACAGGCGAAGGTCTGAGATGCAAATCAAGAACTGCCACTGAGGAACCCAAAGATCCTAAAG AATGCCCAGAGTGGAACTACGACGGATCAAGTACATACCAGGCCGAGGGGTCGAACTCCGACGTCTATCTCTGCCCAGTTGCCATTTACCGAGATCCATTCCGACGGGGAAAGAACAAACTTGTTTTGTGCGAGACGAAAAAATACAATGGGAAACCAACAG AAACAAATAAAAGACACACGTGTGCCGAAGTAATGGAAAAATCTAAGGACACAAAGCCGTGGTTTGGAATTGAGCAGGAGTATACCATGTTAGACATTGACGGACACCCATTTGGATGGCCTAAGAACGGTTTCCCTGGCCCACAAG GACCCTACTATTGTGGTGTCGGTACAGGACGCGTGTATGGACGTGACATTGTCGAGGCTCACTACAGAGCGTGTCTATACGCTGGTGTCACCGTCTCTGGAACCAATGCCGAGGTTATGCCAGCGCAG TGGGAGTTCCAAGTCGGACCATGCGAGGGTATCAAGATGGGTGATGAGCTGTGGATAGCTCGATTTATCCTCCACCGTGTTGCAGAGGATTTCGGCGTCATCGCGACCCTTGACCCCAAGCCAATGGAGGGCGACTGGAATGGTGCTGGTGCTCATTGTAACTTCAGTACACTCGGTATGAGGGAGCAGGGAGGCATGGA GGTAATACAGACAGCCATTGACCGTCTCGCTGGGCAGCACATGCGTCATATCAAGGCCTACGATCCAAAGGAAGGCAAGGACAACGAACGCCGCCTAACAGGCAAGCACGAAACCTCAAGTATTCACGACTTCTCTGCCGGTATCGCCAACCGCGGCTGCAGTATTCGAATCCCACGTCAGTGTGCGAAAGATGGTTGTGGGTACCTCGAGGACAGGCGTCCATCGTCTAATTGTGATCCCTACTCCGTGACGGAAGCTCTCGTGAAAACGTGTGTCCTCAACGAATAG